In one window of Lytechinus pictus isolate F3 Inbred chromosome 19, Lp3.0, whole genome shotgun sequence DNA:
- the LOC129282505 gene encoding interferon alpha-inducible protein 27-like protein 2A: protein MEGIVKTNFLTITCLILLTGPVQGVEAGWINSILTVTGGTVIGVGSAMFVLPAALGLAGFTAAGITAGSSAAGMMSASAIASGGGVASGSIVAVCQSIAAAGVSSATTAVVGAAGGVATAIVRAFRP, encoded by the exons ATGGAGGGCATCGTGAAAACGAATTTCTTGACGATAACCTGTCTCATTCTCCTCACAGGGCCAGT ACAAGGAGTTGAAGCAGGCTGGATAAATTCGATACTGACGGTCACTGGTGGTACTGTCATCGGAGTCGGTTCTGCTATGTTCGTTCTACCCGCAGCTTTAGGCCTTGCAGGTTTCACCGCAGCAGGTATCACAGCCGGGTCCAGTGCCGCAGGAATGATGTCAGCATCAGCAATAGCATCGGGCGGAGGGGTTGCCTCGGGAAGCATAGTAGCGGTGTGTCAGTCAATTGCTGCTGCTGGAGTTTCTTCAGCTACGACAGCCGTAGTGGGAGCTGCTGGAGGTGTCGCTACAGCAATTGTCAGAGCTTTTCGTCCTTAA